One segment of Rhodopirellula baltica SH 1 DNA contains the following:
- a CDS encoding BBP7 family outer membrane beta-barrel protein: MNDHTIRRRFGPGSMLLCACMAIPFAMSPSISRAQETTEKSKSNFFPFPIRFGMKSEAEIKGKTVPVQQTPQASVPAKASSSSASSLRRIPVKRQLTKPKHAAFDDSHEDDGNLTVTQVQHIDASGVRSSRVKLPADGRVVVPGTDGLPHFETPGEVTSVEILDADGNPISSELQEGEYYYGSQPAPVRVGQPLPGTLSVPARTAQAPMNRFVPHSVDGEMIDGVVVDGEWMDEQGNYVGEMGESYIEGESILMEGDSYGHAATCDECGGGCVGACDERIDARVRVLAYALSDPLHDLWIRADYMHLFVDGQNAPSLVTTARAGTARDDAGEIGQVGTRTLYGGMLDDDGRNAGRFEIGRYLGDTGLAISGSILFSEDVSSRFFADGSQYSILARPYVDVTPGGTDNGEAADLIHFNNHLRGSISVDSSTEFGGADALVRALLINSRGRQMESFVGYRFLQLDDSLTIHDERRALVDGGGMQAGSLLEQTDSFSVENRFHGATMGIRSTTSGPVWSFNTAVQLGIGVTHSSVAASGASVSTEPQAGGGVITSRSDTGLLVRSTNSGVREFDALSVAPEIQLSVTRHFWNDWDVTIGYQFLYLSRVLRAAEQIDPLLNKSDLTIGGFEGSRRPDATGTYNDLLAHGITFGVFHPF; encoded by the coding sequence ATGAACGACCACACGATTCGACGACGATTTGGACCCGGAAGCATGTTGCTGTGCGCATGCATGGCCATCCCTTTCGCGATGTCACCAAGCATCAGTCGGGCTCAGGAAACCACCGAGAAATCGAAGTCCAACTTCTTCCCGTTTCCCATTCGATTCGGAATGAAGTCGGAGGCGGAGATCAAAGGCAAAACCGTTCCGGTCCAGCAGACGCCCCAGGCAAGCGTGCCCGCAAAGGCATCTTCATCGTCGGCAAGTTCGCTGCGACGGATTCCAGTGAAGCGTCAGCTGACCAAACCAAAGCATGCCGCGTTTGACGATTCACACGAAGACGATGGAAATCTGACAGTCACCCAGGTCCAGCACATCGACGCGAGTGGCGTCCGATCTTCTCGCGTGAAGTTGCCCGCCGATGGTCGCGTCGTCGTTCCTGGCACCGATGGTTTGCCGCACTTTGAAACGCCTGGTGAAGTGACCAGTGTCGAAATCTTGGACGCGGATGGGAATCCAATCAGCAGCGAACTGCAAGAAGGCGAATACTACTACGGCTCACAACCTGCCCCGGTGCGAGTCGGTCAACCATTGCCAGGAACCTTGTCGGTGCCCGCGCGGACTGCGCAAGCCCCGATGAATCGTTTTGTGCCACACTCGGTCGATGGAGAAATGATCGATGGAGTCGTCGTTGATGGCGAGTGGATGGACGAACAAGGAAACTATGTTGGCGAAATGGGCGAGTCGTACATCGAAGGCGAGAGCATTTTGATGGAAGGCGACTCATACGGCCACGCGGCCACCTGCGATGAATGCGGCGGTGGATGCGTCGGTGCTTGCGATGAACGAATTGACGCCCGCGTGCGCGTTCTCGCCTACGCCCTGTCTGATCCGCTGCACGATCTTTGGATCCGAGCGGACTACATGCATCTTTTCGTGGACGGACAAAATGCACCGTCGTTGGTGACCACCGCTCGCGCCGGAACCGCTCGAGATGACGCCGGCGAGATCGGACAGGTTGGTACCCGAACGTTGTACGGTGGAATGCTGGACGACGATGGTCGCAATGCCGGACGGTTTGAAATCGGTCGCTATCTCGGTGACACGGGGCTGGCGATTTCAGGATCGATTCTTTTCTCGGAGGATGTTTCCAGTCGATTCTTCGCTGACGGTTCGCAATATTCCATCTTGGCTCGGCCCTACGTCGACGTCACACCCGGTGGCACTGATAACGGTGAGGCCGCGGATTTGATTCATTTCAACAATCATTTGCGAGGCAGCATTTCCGTCGATTCGTCGACCGAATTTGGCGGGGCCGACGCCTTGGTGCGAGCTCTGTTGATCAATTCGCGTGGGCGACAAATGGAATCGTTTGTTGGCTACCGCTTCTTGCAACTCGACGACAGTTTGACCATCCATGACGAACGCAGGGCACTTGTTGACGGCGGAGGCATGCAAGCCGGTTCGTTGTTGGAACAGACCGATAGCTTCTCCGTCGAAAACCGTTTCCACGGTGCAACCATGGGGATCCGTTCAACCACGTCCGGCCCCGTCTGGTCGTTCAACACCGCCGTGCAGTTAGGAATCGGAGTCACGCACAGCAGCGTGGCGGCATCTGGAGCATCCGTCAGTACCGAACCGCAAGCTGGGGGCGGTGTCATCACCAGCAGATCGGACACAGGTTTGTTGGTTCGATCCACCAATTCAGGGGTCAGAGAATTCGACGCGTTGTCGGTGGCTCCGGAAATTCAGTTGTCGGTGACGCGGCACTTCTGGAACGACTGGGACGTCACGATCGGATACCAATTTTTGTATCTCAGTCGCGTGCTGAGGGCAGCTGAGCAGATCGACCCCCTGCTGAACAAAAGCGATCTGACGATCGGGGGATTCGAAGGCAGTCGTCGACCGGACGCCACGGGAACGTACAACGATTTGTTGGCACACGGGATCACATTTGGAGTCTTCCATCCGTTCTGA